One Halolamina litorea genomic window carries:
- a CDS encoding metal-dependent hydrolase, giving the protein MPSTLVHVAVGGLVGAALLGDRFTPKAIAVVLVAAAVPDLDSFLAPLVAGAHRSALHTLLLPALLGAAVYVDARMFDRSRLRERWGADAPYVAGVAVVALLAGGIIPDLVTNGVNAVWPLHDQFYTVNGKLHLSTTEGLVQTFVDLSPEPSRPSTTENTRYSTGADPTPWKEDDGPVERVFPVVTGGWQLMLVVLSAATVGVRSWQTRDA; this is encoded by the coding sequence GTGCCATCGACGCTGGTCCACGTCGCCGTCGGCGGCCTCGTCGGCGCCGCCCTGCTGGGCGACCGCTTCACGCCCAAAGCCATCGCGGTCGTACTCGTCGCCGCGGCGGTACCGGACCTCGACTCCTTCCTCGCGCCGCTGGTCGCCGGCGCCCATCGCTCGGCGCTACACACGCTGCTGCTCCCGGCGCTCCTCGGCGCCGCGGTGTACGTCGACGCCCGCATGTTCGACCGCTCACGGCTCCGGGAACGCTGGGGAGCCGACGCTCCCTACGTCGCCGGCGTCGCCGTCGTCGCCCTCCTCGCGGGTGGGATCATCCCCGACCTCGTGACCAACGGCGTGAACGCGGTCTGGCCGCTCCACGACCAGTTCTACACGGTGAACGGCAAACTCCACCTCTCCACGACAGAGGGGCTCGTCCAGACGTTCGTCGACCTTTCGCCGGAGCCCTCGCGCCCCTCGACGACCGAGAACACCCGGTACAGCACGGGTGCGGACCCGACGCCGTGGAAGGAGGACGACGGGCCAGTCGAGCGCGTGTTCCCGGTCGTGACCGGGGGCTGGCAGCTCATGCTCGTGGTCCTCTCGGCGGCGACCGTCGGCGTCCGCTCGTGGCAGACCCGCGACGCCTGA
- a CDS encoding M24 family metallopeptidase: MVDHDARTACLDSYLAAAGFDAVWFARPDAFAWLTGGDNSPVDADGLGVAAAGYVPGEDPALRAVAPAGEATRIAAEELPDGFAVETVPWHESLPAAVADASPAETAADFDAPGIERIDAARLRQPLTEADVERYRSLAEETAAAVERVCRELGPEDTEHEVASALRIALSSGAMSAAEVRVAGSERAEAYRSPPAGAGELGDYAVVSVTAERGGLHASLSRTIAFDPPARFEEQFRTAARVEATALAATEAAVASDGTAGDVFDAVAEAYDELGASEALDAGEQGGAAGFARREWLAAPGAEAPVRAPMGYAYNPVVGGARSEDTYLVEAGENPFECLTATPNWPTFEVEAVGYDRTLERHAPYAP, translated from the coding sequence ATGGTCGACCACGACGCACGTACCGCCTGTCTCGATAGCTACCTCGCGGCGGCAGGCTTCGACGCCGTCTGGTTCGCCCGCCCCGACGCGTTCGCGTGGCTCACCGGCGGCGACAACAGCCCCGTCGACGCCGACGGACTCGGCGTCGCCGCCGCGGGCTACGTCCCCGGCGAGGACCCGGCACTCCGGGCGGTGGCGCCGGCCGGGGAGGCCACCCGTATCGCCGCCGAGGAACTGCCCGACGGGTTCGCCGTCGAGACCGTCCCGTGGCACGAGTCGCTGCCGGCAGCCGTCGCCGACGCCTCGCCCGCCGAGACAGCCGCGGACTTCGATGCCCCCGGGATAGAGCGGATCGACGCCGCCCGGCTGCGCCAGCCGCTCACGGAGGCCGACGTAGAGCGCTACCGCTCGCTGGCCGAGGAGACTGCCGCGGCCGTCGAGCGCGTCTGCCGCGAACTCGGTCCCGAGGACACCGAACACGAGGTCGCCTCGGCGCTGCGGATCGCCCTCTCCTCGGGCGCGATGTCGGCCGCCGAGGTTCGCGTTGCCGGAAGCGAACGCGCCGAGGCGTACCGCTCCCCGCCGGCCGGTGCCGGGGAGCTCGGCGACTACGCGGTCGTGAGCGTGACCGCCGAGCGCGGTGGACTCCACGCCTCGCTCTCGCGGACGATCGCGTTCGATCCGCCGGCCCGGTTTGAGGAGCAGTTCCGCACCGCGGCCCGGGTCGAGGCGACCGCGCTTGCGGCGACGGAGGCGGCCGTGGCGTCGGACGGTACCGCCGGCGACGTGTTCGACGCCGTCGCCGAGGCCTACGACGAACTCGGTGCCTCCGAGGCGCTCGACGCCGGCGAACAGGGCGGCGCCGCGGGGTTCGCCCGTCGGGAGTGGCTGGCCGCGCCCGGCGCCGAGGCCCCCGTGCGGGCGCCGATGGGATACGCTTACAACCCCGTCGTCGGCGGCGCGCGCAGCGAGGACACCTACCTCGTCGAGGCGGGCGAGAACCCCTTCGAGTGTCTGACGGCGACGCCGAACTGGCCGACGTTCGAGGTGGAGGCGGTCGGCTACGACCGAACGCTCGAACGCCACGCGCCGTACGCGCCCTGA
- a CDS encoding TatD family hydrolase codes for MDELDTPVLDNHLHLDPEHGQGMDAVRDFEHLGGTHLLVLNKPSWHLGPVPSERADFHTAFDATIDAVTDANGILPGEAWPVLGVHPGLISHLVDEGYEAEEARDLMQEGLDLAAEYVADGRALALKTGRPHYDVDDAVWEASNDVLKHGLALGAEHDCAVQLHTEATNDLTDVAEWAEERGLPAEKVVKHYAGGRLAGPTPSVMSEKARLRTAVETGEPFLMETDFVDDADRPGAVMGPKTVPRRVRWLLEQGHDDAVARAHVETPELVYGIDTVGTLDREE; via the coding sequence ATGGACGAACTCGACACGCCGGTACTCGACAACCACCTCCACCTCGACCCCGAGCACGGCCAGGGGATGGACGCCGTCCGGGACTTCGAGCACCTCGGCGGCACCCACCTGCTCGTGTTGAACAAGCCGTCGTGGCACCTCGGGCCGGTGCCGAGCGAGCGCGCGGACTTCCACACCGCGTTCGACGCGACCATCGACGCCGTCACCGACGCCAACGGGATCCTTCCCGGCGAGGCGTGGCCCGTGCTGGGCGTGCATCCGGGTCTGATCAGCCACCTCGTGGACGAGGGCTACGAGGCCGAGGAGGCCCGGGACCTGATGCAGGAAGGCCTCGACCTCGCCGCCGAGTACGTCGCCGACGGTCGCGCGCTGGCGCTCAAAACCGGCCGCCCCCACTACGACGTGGACGACGCCGTGTGGGAGGCCTCGAACGACGTCCTCAAACACGGCCTCGCGCTCGGCGCCGAACACGACTGCGCGGTCCAACTCCACACCGAGGCCACCAACGATCTGACCGATGTCGCCGAGTGGGCCGAGGAACGCGGGCTCCCCGCCGAGAAGGTCGTCAAGCATTACGCCGGCGGCCGGCTCGCCGGGCCGACCCCGAGCGTGATGAGCGAGAAGGCGCGGCTCCGGACTGCCGTCGAGACCGGCGAGCCGTTCCTGATGGAGACGGACTTCGTCGACGACGCCGACCGGCCGGGGGCGGTGATGGGGCCCAAGACCGTCCCGCGGCGGGTTCGGTGGCTGCTGGAGCAGGGCCACGACGACGCCGTCGCCCGTGCACACGTCGAGACGCCCGAACTGGTGTACGGAATCG
- a CDS encoding DUF2891 domain-containing protein, whose amino-acid sequence MNAPDALADLDPEAALDGTVSSLDDDALRRLAHHPLAAVGQEYPHHGGAVDGPEDTVRPREDHPVFFGCYDWHSAVHSHWALVRQLRLFEDHPDEAAIVESIDARLTPENVNGEVTYFVENPGFERPYGWAWLLRLAAELHRWDDPRADRWADMLAPLEERIADLVRTEFLPQSRPFRVGTHGNSAFALSAVLDYADVVGDDDLAADAAETARRFYVDDEDAPVAYEPLGWDFVSPTLTEANLMRRVLPDAEYDDWLDGFLPDLSESRNRDFFEPVDASADGEGGMALHLVGLNLAKAWGLAEVADAVDGGTAGRLAESAERHFEAGLGGAFTDDYAGSHWLSSFVLYALTRNADAA is encoded by the coding sequence ATGAACGCCCCCGACGCACTCGCGGACCTCGATCCGGAGGCGGCGCTCGACGGCACCGTTTCCAGCCTCGACGACGACGCCCTGCGGCGGCTCGCCCACCACCCACTGGCGGCTGTCGGACAGGAGTACCCCCATCACGGTGGCGCCGTCGACGGCCCCGAGGACACCGTCCGCCCGCGCGAGGACCACCCGGTCTTCTTCGGCTGCTACGACTGGCACTCGGCGGTCCACAGCCACTGGGCGCTGGTCCGGCAGCTTCGCCTCTTCGAGGACCACCCCGACGAGGCCGCGATCGTCGAGAGCATCGACGCCCGGCTTACCCCCGAGAACGTCAACGGCGAAGTCACGTACTTCGTCGAGAACCCCGGCTTCGAGCGCCCCTACGGCTGGGCGTGGCTGCTCCGGCTCGCCGCCGAACTCCACCGCTGGGACGACCCCCGCGCCGACCGCTGGGCCGACATGCTCGCGCCGTTGGAGGAACGTATCGCCGACCTCGTCCGGACCGAGTTCCTCCCCCAGTCCCGGCCGTTCCGGGTCGGCACGCACGGCAACAGCGCGTTCGCACTCTCGGCGGTGCTGGACTACGCCGACGTGGTCGGCGACGATGACCTCGCGGCCGACGCGGCCGAGACGGCGCGACGGTTCTACGTCGACGACGAGGACGCCCCCGTCGCCTACGAACCGCTTGGCTGGGACTTCGTCTCGCCGACGCTGACCGAGGCGAACCTGATGCGCCGCGTCCTCCCCGACGCGGAGTACGACGACTGGCTGGACGGCTTCCTGCCGGACCTTTCCGAGTCCCGAAACCGCGACTTCTTCGAGCCCGTCGATGCGAGCGCCGACGGCGAGGGCGGGATGGCGCTGCACCTCGTCGGCCTCAATCTGGCGAAGGCGTGGGGTCTCGCGGAGGTCGCCGACGCCGTCGACGGCGGGACGGCGGGGCGACTCGCCGAGAGCGCGGAGCGCCACTTCGAGGCGGGTCTCGGCGGCGCCTTCACCGACGACTACGCGGGCTCACACTGGCTCTCCTCGTTCGTGCTGTACGCGCTGACGCGGAACGCCGACGCGGCGTAG
- a CDS encoding COX15/CtaA family protein, which translates to MKRPSYRQFALFTTALTGSLIALGIYTSATGSGLACAQQWPLCNDGLLPQTLPGFFEWFHRLVAMITGFVIIGLVAAAWRGGQERRTALYATTALVLLPFQIAIGAITVTLEGAIPWGYSVPTHAAHLLFALSIFTALVLSTLSAMRGHYERSALDRSRLALGATLVLLPVNFVASRVTKVVEYGPPGQALFILTALATFATLVAAIVWLPETNLAQYRPGAAVAAGAMFLVMLLGRDLVIYTEGARLVNGLLYLIAFAAAAVVAYAARGEAEDGRPSLA; encoded by the coding sequence ATGAAGCGTCCCAGCTACCGGCAGTTCGCGCTGTTCACGACGGCCCTGACCGGGAGCCTGATCGCGCTGGGTATCTACACCTCCGCGACGGGTTCCGGGCTGGCCTGCGCACAGCAGTGGCCGCTCTGTAACGACGGGCTCCTGCCACAGACGCTCCCTGGGTTCTTCGAGTGGTTCCACCGCCTCGTGGCGATGATCACCGGCTTCGTCATCATCGGCCTCGTCGCCGCCGCGTGGCGTGGCGGACAGGAACGCCGGACCGCACTCTACGCGACGACGGCGCTCGTGTTGCTGCCGTTCCAGATCGCGATCGGCGCGATCACGGTGACGCTCGAAGGGGCGATCCCGTGGGGTTACTCCGTGCCGACCCACGCCGCCCACCTGCTGTTCGCGCTCTCGATCTTCACCGCGCTGGTGCTCTCGACGCTGTCGGCGATGCGCGGCCACTACGAGCGCTCGGCGCTCGACCGGAGCCGCCTCGCGCTCGGGGCCACGCTGGTGCTCCTCCCGGTGAACTTCGTCGCCAGCCGCGTGACGAAAGTGGTCGAGTACGGCCCGCCCGGGCAGGCCCTGTTCATCCTGACGGCGCTGGCCACTTTCGCCACGCTCGTCGCCGCAATCGTCTGGCTCCCCGAGACGAACTTGGCGCAGTACCGTCCCGGCGCCGCCGTCGCCGCCGGCGCGATGTTCCTCGTGATGCTGCTCGGCCGTGACCTGGTGATCTACACCGAGGGCGCCCGCCTCGTGAACGGGCTGCTCTACCTGATCGCCTTCGCCGCCGCTGCCGTCGTCGCCTACGCCGCCCGCGGCGAGGCCGAGGACGGTCGACCGTCGCTGGCGTAA
- a CDS encoding replication factor C large subunit, protein MADWTESYRPDTLSAVRGNNKARDAFEEWGRTWDDHREAVILYGSPGVGKTSAAHALAADMGWETVELNASDQRTADAIERFAGRAARNATLGGSSSGEDGRQLVIVDEADNIHGNYDRGGAQAITKLVKESSQPIVLIANEFYDMSRGLRNACQDIEFRDVSARSIVPVLRDICRKEDIGFESDALQRIADANSGDLRGAVKDLQATAEGKDHLTVDDVVTGDRDTTVGIFAVLDAILKEEESAQDALHVAYDADETPDDLTAWVEDKVMKVYDPQETVRAYEFLANADRWLGRVQATQNYSYWRYVTDNVAAGVAASRDGTSGGWTQYGGRPQMWPSSDATVDEICRKIAVSGGLSIETARREVLPFLSAMIHHCKPRELTVAVTAYFEFDEADLAAISGSGESTNKVQGIVEDAAELRDDRLEEHAGGAFAGDLPERDDGAETATEASEAEPEPEPEPEPEPEETEDDSQSGLSDFV, encoded by the coding sequence ATGGCTGACTGGACCGAGTCCTACCGGCCCGACACGCTCTCGGCGGTCCGGGGGAACAACAAAGCCCGCGACGCCTTCGAGGAGTGGGGGCGGACGTGGGACGACCACCGGGAGGCGGTGATCCTCTACGGCAGCCCCGGCGTCGGCAAGACCTCCGCGGCCCACGCGCTCGCGGCGGACATGGGCTGGGAGACGGTCGAACTCAACGCCTCCGACCAGCGAACCGCCGACGCCATCGAGCGCTTCGCCGGCCGCGCGGCGCGAAACGCGACCCTCGGCGGCAGCAGCAGCGGCGAGGACGGCCGCCAACTCGTCATCGTCGACGAGGCCGACAACATCCACGGCAACTACGACCGCGGCGGCGCACAGGCGATCACGAAACTGGTCAAGGAGTCGAGCCAACCGATCGTCCTCATCGCCAACGAGTTCTACGACATGAGCCGCGGGCTCCGAAACGCCTGTCAGGACATCGAGTTCCGCGACGTGTCGGCCCGCTCGATCGTCCCCGTCCTGCGGGACATCTGCCGGAAGGAGGACATCGGCTTCGAGAGCGACGCCCTCCAGCGCATCGCCGACGCCAACTCCGGCGACCTCCGCGGGGCCGTGAAGGACCTCCAAGCGACCGCGGAGGGGAAAGATCACCTCACCGTCGACGACGTGGTCACGGGCGACCGGGACACCACCGTCGGCATCTTCGCCGTCCTCGACGCGATCCTCAAAGAAGAGGAGAGCGCACAGGACGCGCTGCACGTCGCCTACGACGCCGACGAGACGCCCGACGACCTGACGGCGTGGGTCGAGGACAAGGTGATGAAGGTGTACGACCCACAGGAGACGGTTCGGGCCTACGAGTTCCTCGCCAACGCCGACCGGTGGCTCGGCCGCGTGCAGGCGACACAGAACTACTCCTACTGGCGGTACGTTACCGACAACGTCGCCGCTGGCGTCGCCGCTTCTCGGGACGGCACCTCCGGCGGCTGGACCCAGTACGGCGGCCGGCCCCAGATGTGGCCCTCCTCGGACGCCACGGTCGACGAGATCTGCCGAAAGATCGCCGTCTCGGGCGGCCTGAGCATCGAGACCGCCCGTCGGGAAGTGCTGCCGTTCCTCTCGGCGATGATCCACCACTGTAAGCCCCGGGAGCTGACCGTCGCCGTCACGGCGTACTTCGAGTTCGACGAGGCCGACCTCGCGGCCATCTCCGGCAGCGGCGAGTCCACGAACAAGGTACAGGGGATCGTCGAAGACGCCGCGGAGTTGCGCGACGACCGACTGGAGGAACACGCCGGCGGCGCCTTCGCCGGCGACCTCCCCGAGCGTGACGACGGCGCGGAGACGGCGACAGAAGCGTCCGAAGCGGAGCCGGAGCCCGAACCGGAACCCGAACCGGAGCCTGAGGAGACCGAGGACGACTCCCAGTCTGGCCTCTCGGACTTCGTCTGA
- a CDS encoding GNAT family N-acetyltransferase — MFPTTIETDRLRLEPRTPEYVDALDVYEHCKQGAPDIDEITEYLPWDPHATPNESAEFLERGVTAREEREGVDYVIRPKEGEDGAGEIAGFGGLTLDWDTDSAELGTWLRKPFWGRGYSGERALALAELAFEHLDLELVTVTLDADNEKSERAIEKYVERMGGRREGTLRNFHPGDPPVDAVRFSVSQSEYRDADPDHEVAFYDTNGDPWP; from the coding sequence ATGTTCCCCACGACGATCGAGACCGACCGGCTCAGACTGGAGCCCCGGACGCCGGAGTACGTCGACGCGCTCGACGTGTACGAGCACTGCAAGCAGGGCGCCCCAGACATCGACGAGATCACCGAGTACCTGCCGTGGGACCCCCACGCGACGCCCAACGAGTCGGCGGAGTTCCTCGAACGCGGTGTGACGGCCCGCGAGGAGCGCGAGGGGGTCGATTACGTGATCCGGCCCAAGGAAGGCGAGGATGGGGCCGGCGAGATTGCCGGCTTCGGCGGCCTCACGCTCGACTGGGACACCGACAGCGCGGAGTTAGGGACGTGGCTCCGCAAGCCGTTCTGGGGGCGGGGCTACTCGGGCGAGCGCGCGCTGGCGCTGGCCGAACTCGCCTTCGAACACCTCGACCTCGAACTGGTGACGGTGACCCTCGATGCGGACAACGAGAAGTCCGAACGGGCGATCGAGAAGTACGTCGAACGTATGGGCGGCCGCCGCGAGGGGACGCTGCGGAACTTCCATCCCGGTGATCCGCCCGTCGACGCCGTCCGGTTCAGCGTCAGCCAGTCGGAGTACCGCGACGCCGACCCCGACCACGAGGTGGCGTTCTACGACACGAACGGCGATCCGTGGCCGTGA
- a CDS encoding GNAT family N-acetyltransferase has protein sequence MELRPYEPGDEAGLWDCKRAFELGLGAGTGGDDKEAKYEGKLDETYRAEWFEWVGRCVDSDPRCVTVVVDDAEVVGYAFVLPESHRFIWDAAVLNELYVAPEHRGTGVADDLMEAAVDFARDQDLPLDRLVLDVDGANERAKAFYDRHGFGHWGEMVAREL, from the coding sequence ATGGAGCTCCGTCCGTACGAACCCGGCGACGAGGCTGGACTGTGGGACTGCAAGCGTGCGTTCGAACTCGGCCTCGGCGCCGGGACCGGCGGCGACGACAAGGAAGCCAAGTACGAGGGGAAACTCGACGAAACCTACCGCGCGGAGTGGTTCGAGTGGGTCGGACGGTGTGTGGACTCGGACCCGCGCTGTGTCACCGTCGTCGTCGACGACGCCGAGGTCGTCGGCTACGCCTTCGTCCTCCCCGAGAGCCACCGGTTCATCTGGGACGCGGCGGTGTTGAACGAACTCTACGTCGCCCCCGAGCACCGCGGCACCGGCGTCGCCGACGACCTGATGGAGGCCGCCGTCGACTTCGCGCGGGACCAGGACCTCCCGCTCGACCGCCTCGTGCTCGACGTGGACGGCGCGAACGAGCGTGCGAAGGCGTTCTACGACCGCCACGGCTTCGGCCACTGGGGCGAAATGGTCGCCCGGGAGCTCTGA